The following are encoded together in the Hydractinia symbiolongicarpus strain clone_291-10 chromosome 14, HSymV2.1, whole genome shotgun sequence genome:
- the LOC130625199 gene encoding piggyBac transposable element-derived protein 3-like produces MGIVKLPTYQIYWKTETRYEKVADVMSAKRYIDLRRYLHVVDNTTKEQPENKNDKLFKIRPVLEAIQENCSKIEPEPVQSIDEQIIPAKTRRSGIRQYNLKNPKKWGFKMFVRAGQSGFMYKFFPYAGKNGKDENSSCENVVLRLIENLPHQKDFKICFDNWFSTLSLLLQLKEYGILTCATMRANRLANCPLSSEKELQKSGRGSKSHKVDKNSGIMLMRWFDNKSVQLASTYCFFKQSGTLRRWDAKSKSHIQVPCPEIVREYNYAMGGVDLADMLIALYRSPMKTKRWYLKVIIHALDMCKVNSWILYRRYADQLRIPKKNQYPLLAFSSKVAAGLTVASKPLERSVGRPRKHKSIEDAVAGPGRRVLTPTPVNCFRTDATAHWPCYRDTKGRCRFCKKEFLISTNANENSKLVYAHHNFRMEKMFRTCNKKFFFCTTKLTNWGNVTIWQQIVH; encoded by the exons ATGGGGATTGTCAAGCTTCCAACCTATCAAATATATTGGAAGACGGAGACCAGATATGAGAAAGTAGCAGATGTAATGTCGGCAAAACGTTACATTGATCTTCGCAGGTATTTACATGTTGTCGACAACACAACAAAAGAACAACCTGAAAATAAAAACGACAAACTTTTCAAAATCAGGCCAGTCCTTGAGGCCATTCAGGAAAATTGTTCCAAAATTGAACCAGAACCCGTGCAATCCATTGATGAGCAAATTATACCTGCTAAAACAAGACGAAGTGGGATACGGCAATATAATCtaaaaaacccaaaaaaatggggttttaaaatgtttgttcGTGCAGGACAATCAGGGTTTATGTATAAATTCTTCCCTTATGCTGGAAAAAATGGAAAAGATGAAAATTCATCCTGTGAAAATGTTGTTCTGAGATTGATTGAAAATCTCCCACACCAGAaagatttcaaaatttgttttgacAACTGGTTTTCAACATTGTCCTTACTCCTACAGTTGAAAGAGTATGGGATTTTGACCTGCGCAACGATGAGAGCAAATCGTTTAGCAAACTGTCCTCTTTCCTCAGAAAAGGAATTGCAAAAATCGGGGAGAGGAAGCAAATCTCACAAGGTTGACAAAAATTCAGGCATTATGCTAATGCGCTGGTTCGACAATAAAAGTGTCCAACTGGCGTCAACCTACTGCTTCTTTAAACAGAGCGGCACTTTGAGAAGATGGGATGCTAAATCAAAAAGTCATATCCAGGTCCCCTGTCCTGAAATTGTTAGGGAGTATAACTATGCAATGGGTGGGGTTGACTTGGCTGATATGTTGATTGCATTATATCGCTCTCCAATGAAAACAAAGAGATGGTACCTGAAAGTTATCATTCATGCTCTTGATATGTGCAAAGTCAATTCCTGGATTCTTTATCGCAGATATGCTGACCAACTTCGTATCCCAAAGAAAAATCAATACCCTCTTCTAGCTTTCTCGAGCAAAGTAGCTGCTGGCCTTACTGTTGCATCAAAACCTTTGGAGCGATCTGTTGGTCGACCCAGGAAGCATAAGTCTATAGAAGATGCTGTTGCAGGACCAGGACGACGTGTTTTGACACCAACACCAGTAAATTGTTTTAGAACTGATGCCACAGCGCACTGGCCATGTTATCGTGATACAAAGGGTCGATGTAGATTTTGCAAAAAGG AGTTTTTGATTTCAACCAATGCCAACGAGAATTCTAAGTTAG TATAT GCTCACCATAATTTTCGTATGGAGAAAATGTTTCGAACATgtaacaaaaagttttttttctgcaCAACTAAATTAACAAATTGGGGCAATGTTACCATCTGGCAACAAATAGTTCATTAA
- the LOC130625198 gene encoding discoidin, CUB and LCCL domain-containing protein 1-like yields MAFMLPFPLKYGGHKVPSSDRVVEMTKNLKISLSDKNRFKDSQFSSSSTRRGPKYGYYTPNNARLSTRKSQNSGGGWCGSPRNPHTDWIEIDLGRMHRIDKIGTKGLNGGNTWVKSYELKYSNGGELKSYLSLDQTHPKEFPGNTDTDSLVINKLESGIYARKVRIIPKTSKFETCMRFELYGCDFIGNNKQ; encoded by the exons ATGGCGTTTATGCTCCCATTCCCTCTTAAGTATGGGGGTCATAAAGTTCCCTCTTCTGACAGAGTTGTTGAAATgacaaaaaacttgaaaatta GTCTCAGCGACAAAAACCGCTTCAAAGATAGTCAATTTAGTTCAAGTTCAACTAGGAGAGGTCCCAAGTATGGATACTACACGCCAAATAATGCCCGCTTGTCTACGAGAAAAAGTCAAAATAGTGGCGGCGGCTGGTGTGGAAGCCCTAGGAACCCTCATACTGATTGGATTGAGATTGATCTTGGTAGAATGCATCGCATCGACAAAATTGGAACCAAAG GTCTCAATGGAGGTAACACGTGGGTAAAATCGTATGAGTTGAAGTACAGTAATGGCGGAGAATTGAAAAGTTATTTAAGTTTAGATCAAACTCATCCAAAG GAGTTTCCAGGGAACACGGACACTGACTCATTAGTGATCAACAAGCTGGAGTCAGGAATATATGCAAGAAAAGTGCGGATTATTCCCAAAACCTCTAAATTCGAAACGTGCATGCGATTTGAACTTTATGGATGCGACTTTATTGGCAAtaataaacaataa